From Streptomyces durmitorensis, a single genomic window includes:
- a CDS encoding sugar transferase, with translation MRQGGLVSPFPSARGRLANGAINRPAIDWEQRYRRTVITSDTLATAFVVAAIGNFFGARDAANWHEKWVILAFGTELLVLGALAMSRAWAPAVLGQGAEEFRRLGRSLFTAAVVLALGGIALTSRNIKLWIFVAIPAIALVTMTARYLLRLWLHKQRKEGRCLRPVLAAGSLATVLDLITRARKLPHLGWRVEAVCTTDGLGLDSDHVDGVPVVGRLEDVANHVRRDGYRVVAVLPDPHWSPDRLQRLAWNLEGSDADMIVAPVLMEVAGPRLHVDAVLGIPLLRVSMPTFTGGRRAVKGVVDRMGAAILLLLLAPLMVLVGLLVLADSRGGALYRQRRVGKDGREFTIFKFRTMVTGADGARAELADLNEGAGLLFKLRRDPRVTRVGAVLRRYSLDELPQLFNVLTGSMSLVGPRPPLPEESAAYGPDIRRRLLVKPGLTGLWQISGRSDLPWEEAVRLDLRYVEDWSLALDTVILWKTLRAVLYGQGAY, from the coding sequence GTGCGGCAGGGGGGATTAGTCAGCCCGTTTCCGTCGGCGCGCGGGCGTCTGGCGAACGGGGCAATCAACAGGCCCGCGATCGACTGGGAGCAGCGGTACCGCCGTACCGTGATCACCAGCGATACTCTGGCCACCGCCTTCGTGGTGGCGGCGATCGGCAACTTCTTCGGGGCCCGGGACGCTGCCAACTGGCACGAGAAGTGGGTCATCCTCGCCTTCGGCACCGAGCTGTTGGTGCTGGGTGCGCTCGCGATGAGCCGGGCATGGGCACCGGCCGTGCTCGGCCAGGGCGCCGAGGAATTCCGCCGGCTCGGACGCTCACTGTTCACGGCAGCCGTCGTACTGGCGCTCGGCGGCATCGCACTCACCTCGCGCAACATCAAGTTATGGATCTTCGTCGCGATCCCGGCGATCGCGCTGGTCACCATGACCGCGCGCTATCTGCTGCGCCTCTGGCTGCACAAACAGCGTAAGGAAGGACGGTGCCTGCGACCGGTGCTCGCTGCCGGGAGCCTGGCCACCGTGCTCGACCTGATCACGCGGGCCCGCAAATTGCCGCACCTCGGCTGGCGGGTCGAAGCGGTGTGCACGACGGACGGGCTCGGGCTCGACAGCGACCACGTGGACGGAGTTCCGGTCGTCGGCCGGCTTGAGGACGTGGCCAACCACGTCCGCCGCGACGGCTACCGCGTCGTCGCGGTCCTGCCGGACCCGCACTGGTCACCTGACCGCTTGCAGCGCCTTGCCTGGAACCTCGAGGGCAGCGACGCCGACATGATCGTGGCCCCCGTCCTGATGGAGGTCGCGGGACCGCGGCTGCACGTCGACGCGGTGCTCGGGATCCCGCTCCTGCGGGTCAGCATGCCGACCTTCACCGGGGGCCGCAGGGCGGTCAAAGGGGTCGTCGACCGGATGGGCGCGGCGATCCTGCTGCTGCTGTTGGCGCCGCTGATGGTGCTCGTCGGGCTGCTCGTGCTCGCGGACAGCCGGGGTGGGGCGCTGTACCGCCAGCGCAGAGTCGGCAAGGACGGCCGCGAGTTCACCATTTTCAAGTTCCGCACCATGGTCACCGGGGCGGACGGGGCACGTGCCGAGCTGGCCGACCTCAACGAAGGCGCGGGGCTGTTGTTCAAGCTCCGCCGGGATCCGCGGGTGACCCGGGTGGGAGCGGTCCTGCGCCGGTACTCGCTCGACGAACTCCCGCAGCTCTTCAACGTACTCACCGGCTCGATGTCGCTCGTCGGGCCGCGGCCTCCGCTGCCGGAGGAGTCCGCCGCGTACGGCCCGGACATCCGGCGGCGGCTCCTCGTCAAACCCGGGCTCACCGGCCTGTGGCAGATCAGCGGGCGCAGCGACCTGCCGTGGGAAGAGGCGGTCCGCCTCGACCTGCGGTACGTGGAGGACTGGTCGCTCGCCCTGGACACAGTGATCTTGTGGAAGACGCTGCGCGCGGTGCTGTATGGGCAAGGGGCCTACTGA
- a CDS encoding tRNA-dependent cyclodipeptide synthase — protein sequence MSAAAIAVEAVPFGSRSAAILGQGDHALFGISTGNSYFSRRRLAHAISWAVERFAEVDVIHADLHVEGMYQALGYEHADARRSATKQLRGVRRRIQGALEDVGHAAERVRSRPLSAFVEEPAYQEVRMRTRDALRVDMELRAARDGMAYQFLSKRLTPGASPTAAQMQTALDYVNAELPFFVDSPSILGVDSSVHCYHSVLALGRLLFGGREAGLRPNDNQGYAVVVACRD from the coding sequence ATGAGTGCAGCGGCCATCGCCGTGGAAGCCGTACCGTTCGGATCGCGGAGCGCGGCGATCTTGGGGCAGGGGGACCACGCCCTCTTCGGAATCAGCACGGGCAACAGCTACTTCAGCCGTCGACGCCTGGCCCACGCGATCTCCTGGGCGGTGGAGCGCTTCGCCGAGGTCGACGTCATCCACGCGGATCTGCACGTGGAAGGGATGTACCAAGCCCTCGGATACGAGCACGCCGATGCGCGAAGGAGCGCGACCAAGCAGCTCCGAGGCGTCCGGCGGCGGATTCAGGGTGCGCTGGAGGACGTCGGGCACGCGGCGGAGCGGGTGCGGTCCAGGCCGCTGTCCGCGTTCGTGGAGGAGCCCGCGTACCAGGAGGTCCGCATGCGGACGCGGGACGCGCTCCGCGTCGACATGGAGTTACGCGCGGCCCGGGACGGGATGGCCTACCAGTTCCTTTCCAAGCGGCTAACCCCCGGAGCGTCCCCCACCGCCGCGCAGATGCAGACGGCGCTGGACTACGTCAACGCCGAACTGCCCTTCTTCGTGGACAGCCCGAGCATCCTGGGCGTCGACTCCTCCGTCCACTGCTATCACTCCGTCCTGGCCCTGGGACGCCTGTTGTTCGGCGGCCGTGAGGCGGGACTGCGACCGAACGACAACCAGGGCTACGCCGTCGTCGTCGCCTGCCGGGACTGA
- a CDS encoding fumarate reductase/succinate dehydrogenase flavoprotein subunit, which yields MQIPAVTDAQELSCDVLVIGGGTAGTMAALTAAEQGRDVLLLEKAHVRHSGALAMGMDGVNNAVIPGRAEPDDYVAEITRANDGIVDQSTVRQTATRGFSMVQRLESYGVKFEKDEHGEYAVRQVHRSGSYVLPMPEGKDVKKVLYRQLRRREMRERIRIENRVMPVRVLTADGRAVGAAGFNTRTGEFVTVRAGAVILATGACGRLGLPASGYLYGTYENPTNAGDGYAMAYHAGAELTGIECFQINPLMKDYNGPACAYVANPFGGYQVNRHGERFVDSDYWSGQMMAEFAAELASDRGPVYLKLSHLPEESISSLENILHSTERPTRGTFHANRGHDYRTHDIEMHISEIGLCGGHSASGVRVDDHARTTVPGLYAAGDLACVPHNYMIGAFVFGDLAGADAAQFTAYEGELPQQQVVDAHELIYRPLRNPDGPPQPQVEYKLRRFVNDYVAPPKSGARLSLAVDHFERMRGEIDEMGAQTPHELMRCAEVHFIRDCAEMAARSSLARTESRWGLYHERTDHPKRDDDGWLHHLDLRKSPSGAMEFTARPVEPYLVPVAEFTPGGGASRHLGEVHPEQVATAGQRDVAPVGSGTRSSGAPARETAASHSPRILELLALSDTEPELPLLRPFLTDPDPAVRRAAVAALTETVPTGTGPALAETLSDTDAGVRGAAAASLRELVEVLPPEEDLSRGLLSALGHGDAVVRATALDVLRALRLGEATAYAPALADPDIEVRIASVRALVSVGALDTVARAAVDPAREVRVTVARGLDTPEALAPLLGDVDILVRAAAFTALASVGCPTPYDVRAVDALAAPSWQVRTGAAAALGAADPRSAVPALSTALADPNADVRKAAVLALLRHAPHEAARTALASAVLDPDADVRAYAARAAAPASAS from the coding sequence ATGCAGATCCCCGCAGTCACCGACGCCCAGGAGCTCTCCTGCGACGTCCTCGTCATCGGCGGCGGAACGGCCGGCACGATGGCGGCGCTCACCGCGGCCGAGCAGGGCCGGGACGTCCTGCTCCTGGAGAAGGCGCACGTCCGCCACTCCGGCGCCCTCGCCATGGGCATGGACGGCGTCAACAACGCCGTGATCCCCGGCCGCGCCGAACCCGACGACTACGTCGCCGAGATCACCCGCGCCAACGACGGCATCGTCGACCAGTCCACCGTCCGCCAGACGGCGACCCGCGGCTTCTCGATGGTGCAGCGCCTGGAGTCGTACGGCGTGAAGTTCGAGAAGGACGAGCACGGTGAGTACGCGGTGCGCCAGGTGCACCGCTCCGGTTCGTACGTCCTGCCCATGCCCGAGGGCAAGGACGTGAAGAAGGTCCTCTACCGGCAGCTGCGCCGCCGCGAGATGCGCGAGCGCATCCGCATCGAGAACCGCGTGATGCCGGTCCGGGTGCTCACGGCGGACGGCAGGGCCGTCGGCGCCGCCGGATTCAACACGCGTACGGGCGAGTTCGTGACCGTTCGCGCCGGAGCGGTGATCCTCGCGACGGGCGCGTGCGGCCGCCTCGGCCTCCCGGCGAGCGGCTACCTCTACGGCACGTACGAGAACCCCACCAACGCGGGCGACGGCTACGCGATGGCCTACCACGCGGGCGCCGAGCTCACCGGCATCGAGTGCTTCCAGATCAACCCGCTGATGAAGGACTACAACGGCCCGGCCTGCGCCTATGTCGCCAACCCCTTCGGCGGCTACCAGGTCAACCGGCACGGCGAGCGCTTCGTCGACTCCGACTACTGGTCGGGGCAGATGATGGCGGAGTTCGCCGCCGAACTCGCCTCCGACCGCGGGCCGGTGTATCTCAAGCTCAGCCATCTCCCGGAAGAGTCCATCAGCTCGCTCGAGAACATCCTGCACTCCACCGAGCGCCCGACGCGGGGGACCTTCCACGCGAACCGCGGCCACGACTACCGCACCCACGACATCGAGATGCACATCTCCGAGATCGGCCTGTGCGGCGGCCACTCGGCATCGGGCGTCCGCGTGGACGACCACGCCCGCACGACCGTGCCCGGTCTGTACGCCGCCGGGGACCTGGCCTGCGTACCCCACAACTACATGATCGGCGCATTCGTCTTCGGCGACCTGGCGGGCGCGGACGCCGCTCAATTCACCGCGTACGAGGGCGAGTTGCCGCAGCAACAAGTGGTGGACGCCCACGAACTGATCTACCGTCCGCTGCGCAACCCGGACGGACCGCCGCAACCGCAGGTCGAGTACAAACTGCGCCGCTTCGTGAACGACTACGTCGCCCCGCCCAAGTCGGGCGCCCGGCTCTCCCTGGCCGTGGACCACTTCGAGCGGATGCGCGGCGAGATCGACGAGATGGGCGCGCAGACCCCGCACGAGCTGATGCGCTGCGCCGAGGTGCACTTCATCCGGGACTGCGCCGAGATGGCGGCCCGGTCGTCACTGGCCCGCACGGAGTCGCGCTGGGGGCTCTACCACGAACGCACGGATCATCCGAAGCGCGACGACGACGGCTGGCTGCACCATCTGGACCTGCGCAAGTCCCCTTCCGGGGCCATGGAGTTCACGGCACGGCCGGTGGAGCCCTACCTGGTCCCGGTCGCCGAGTTCACGCCGGGCGGCGGAGCCTCACGCCATCTGGGCGAGGTGCACCCGGAGCAGGTGGCCACCGCGGGGCAGCGCGACGTCGCCCCGGTCGGATCGGGCACCCGCAGCAGCGGCGCACCCGCACGGGAGACCGCCGCCTCTCACTCCCCACGCATCCTGGAACTGCTGGCTCTCAGCGACACCGAGCCCGAACTCCCCCTACTGCGACCTTTCTTGACCGACCCGGACCCGGCCGTGCGCCGGGCGGCCGTGGCCGCGCTCACCGAGACCGTCCCCACGGGGACGGGCCCGGCGCTCGCCGAGACACTGTCGGACACGGATGCGGGGGTGCGCGGCGCCGCTGCCGCGTCCCTGCGCGAACTGGTCGAAGTCCTGCCCCCGGAGGAGGACTTGTCCCGGGGCCTGCTCAGCGCCCTCGGCCATGGGGACGCCGTGGTCCGGGCGACGGCGCTGGACGTCTTGCGCGCCCTACGCCTCGGTGAGGCCACCGCGTACGCCCCCGCGCTCGCCGATCCGGACATCGAGGTCCGCATCGCGTCGGTGCGCGCCCTGGTCTCGGTCGGCGCCCTCGACACGGTCGCCCGCGCCGCCGTCGACCCGGCCCGCGAGGTGCGCGTCACGGTGGCACGCGGCCTCGACACCCCGGAGGCACTGGCTCCGCTGCTCGGCGACGTGGACATCCTGGTCCGCGCGGCAGCCTTCACCGCCCTGGCATCCGTGGGCTGCCCCACTCCGTACGACGTCAGGGCGGTGGACGCACTGGCCGCCCCGTCCTGGCAGGTCCGCACGGGCGCGGCGGCGGCACTGGGCGCGGCCGACCCCCGAAGCGCCGTACCCGCCCTGTCCACGGCACTCGCCGACCCCAACGCCGACGTCCGCAAGGCCGCGGTCCTCGCCCTCCTCCGGCACGCGCCGCACGAGGCCGCCCGCACGGCGCTCGCGTCGGCGGTCCTGGACCCGGACGCGGACGTCCGCGCCTACGCCGCCCGGGCGGCTGCGCCTGCCTCAGCCTCTTAG
- a CDS encoding glycoside hydrolase, protein MEQAKNAPQGESDGSPDRVRHRDAAGVARKRRNRGLGVALALVVTGTTASAGYAVVVDADAKSSQAAPPKVHGSSVDFAVAGGSTTVDTSTLRITGRTEGGGAVPVSAAAADDLGRPSRVEVDGSRARWSYAAKGLRVTAASEAGRLRMTVRAEKDGTLAWPVSGKGPGTDTANASLQVPRGEGLSVPTADRFWNTKAAGLAGTEAELATGSLTLPLWGYSSGGHGVSYLVPESIGTSLAFASTGGRLNATAKHEFSRREKTLGYTVTFALTSGSPVAPGGDYRRWLRQHGELRTLKQKIAKNPETRKLLGAEHAYLWGGAREAKAVEKLREQGNTRLWLGYDADGSPMSKEAVATAKKQGYLVGPYDTYANGQDPESADTPVAKWPDKVYPDFCVRDWKGRIKTGFGDRGCYLSSEAFAESEPAKRYLARHVKEMTKNGVNSVFLDVDAAGELFADFSENHPMTKKQDRANRMERMRTLADRDGFVLGSESAVSWSAPALAFNHGSQTPVNDGLWPFQKDKEWGAYYPDDAPGFFFRPTTLPHALAKSMYDPAYRVPLYQTALHDSLISTDRWEMPYDKFPAQKRDRALMSVLYNTPLNFVLGEENLDTTGREMAGLQRYFAPLHKAAGTERMTDFRRLTKDHTVQRSVFGDGTLTVTANFGTKAYDGLPAGCVDAELKTDPRPRRLCPADG, encoded by the coding sequence ATGGAACAGGCCAAGAACGCCCCGCAGGGGGAGAGCGACGGATCTCCGGACCGCGTACGACACCGAGACGCCGCGGGAGTCGCGCGCAAGCGGCGCAACCGCGGTCTCGGGGTGGCCCTCGCGCTGGTCGTCACCGGGACCACCGCATCGGCGGGCTACGCCGTCGTCGTGGACGCCGATGCCAAGTCCTCGCAGGCCGCGCCCCCCAAGGTGCACGGCAGTTCCGTCGACTTCGCGGTGGCAGGCGGCAGCACCACGGTCGACACCTCCACGCTGCGGATCACGGGACGCACGGAAGGCGGGGGAGCAGTCCCCGTCTCCGCTGCCGCGGCCGACGACCTGGGCAGGCCGAGCCGGGTCGAGGTGGACGGTTCCCGTGCCCGGTGGTCGTATGCCGCCAAGGGCCTGCGGGTCACCGCCGCCAGTGAGGCGGGGCGGCTGCGGATGACGGTCCGGGCCGAGAAGGACGGCACCCTCGCTTGGCCCGTCTCCGGCAAGGGACCGGGCACCGACACCGCGAACGCCTCGCTGCAGGTGCCACGGGGCGAGGGTCTCTCCGTCCCGACCGCGGACCGGTTCTGGAACACGAAGGCAGCGGGTCTGGCCGGCACCGAGGCGGAACTGGCCACCGGCTCCCTGACCCTGCCGCTGTGGGGATACAGCTCGGGCGGACACGGCGTCAGCTACCTCGTGCCGGAGAGCATCGGCACGTCGCTGGCCTTCGCCTCGACGGGCGGGCGACTGAACGCGACGGCGAAGCATGAGTTCTCCCGGCGGGAAAAGACCCTCGGCTACACCGTCACCTTCGCTCTCACCTCTGGTTCCCCCGTCGCGCCGGGCGGCGACTACCGCCGATGGCTGCGTCAGCACGGCGAACTGCGCACCCTCAAGCAGAAGATCGCGAAGAACCCCGAGACCAGGAAACTGCTCGGGGCCGAGCACGCGTATCTGTGGGGCGGCGCGCGCGAGGCCAAGGCCGTCGAGAAGCTGCGCGAGCAGGGCAACACCCGGCTGTGGCTCGGCTATGACGCCGATGGCAGCCCCATGAGCAAGGAAGCGGTGGCGACCGCCAAGAAGCAGGGCTATCTCGTCGGCCCGTACGACACCTACGCCAACGGCCAGGACCCGGAATCCGCCGACACACCTGTGGCGAAGTGGCCGGACAAGGTCTACCCCGACTTCTGCGTGCGGGACTGGAAGGGCCGGATCAAGACGGGATTCGGGGACCGCGGCTGCTATCTCAGCTCGGAGGCGTTCGCCGAGTCCGAACCCGCCAAGCGCTATCTTGCCCGGCACGTGAAGGAAATGACCAAGAACGGCGTCAACAGCGTCTTTCTCGACGTCGACGCGGCGGGAGAGCTCTTCGCGGACTTCTCCGAGAACCACCCGATGACCAAGAAGCAGGACCGGGCCAACCGCATGGAACGCATGCGCACGCTCGCGGACCGGGACGGCTTCGTCCTGGGATCGGAGTCCGCCGTCTCCTGGTCGGCTCCGGCGCTCGCGTTCAACCACGGGTCCCAGACGCCGGTGAACGACGGCCTGTGGCCGTTCCAGAAGGACAAGGAATGGGGTGCCTACTATCCCGACGACGCTCCCGGATTCTTCTTCAGGCCCACGACACTTCCCCACGCGCTGGCCAAGTCGATGTACGACCCCGCCTACCGCGTGCCCCTCTACCAGACCGCGCTGCACGACTCCCTCATCAGCACCGACCGCTGGGAAATGCCCTACGACAAGTTCCCCGCGCAGAAGCGGGACCGCGCACTGATGTCCGTGCTCTACAACACTCCGCTCAACTTCGTTCTCGGCGAGGAGAATCTGGACACCACGGGAAGGGAGATGGCCGGACTCCAGCGGTACTTCGCCCCGCTGCACAAGGCGGCCGGCACGGAACGGATGACCGACTTCCGTCGGCTGACCAAGGACCACACGGTCCAGCGTTCGGTCTTCGGCGACGGCACCCTGACGGTGACGGCCAACTTCGGAACGAAGGCGTACGACGGCCTGCCGGCCGGATGCGTGGATGCCGAGCTGAAGACGGATCCCCGGCCGCGCCGCCTCTGCCCGGCCGACGGCTGA
- a CDS encoding cytochrome P450 — translation MSTHATGSSKNATDYASVEWPLSRRGDVVPAECTRLRAESPIARVRTLTGDDAWLITNYALARQVLEDERFSLRETAAPGVPRQYALTIPPEVVNTMGNINSAGLHQEVLRAFGPKSGPASADWLRERAHELIDAMVEEGPPVDLRGRFAEPYSAAMVCEVLGLPGKDWRRLTSGLDLGFVTSPAVFDGCTANWDKDFAYVLAHVRADRDSRSGLIRRLCELRDDPARDGGALTDEMLAAVVTSLFGAGVMSTYVFLLHAVLTLVRHPEAMRRLREQPELMPGAVEELMRCTLSIGDGLPRIALDDVRVGDVTVRAGELVLVCVEGANFDPEHFDDPERFDIDRASNPHLAFGAGRHFCPASAISRVHAAVALGVLLERLPELRLALPVDQLVWRTGNIKRVPERLHVLW, via the coding sequence ATGTCGACCCATGCCACCGGATCCTCCAAGAACGCCACCGACTACGCCTCGGTGGAGTGGCCGCTGTCCCGGCGAGGCGATGTCGTGCCCGCCGAGTGCACACGGCTGCGTGCGGAAAGCCCGATCGCCCGGGTGCGCACGCTCACGGGCGACGACGCGTGGCTGATCACCAACTACGCGCTCGCCCGGCAGGTCCTGGAGGACGAACGCTTCAGCCTGCGCGAGACGGCCGCTCCCGGAGTGCCCCGCCAGTACGCGTTGACGATCCCGCCCGAGGTCGTCAACACGATGGGGAACATCAACAGCGCCGGACTCCACCAGGAGGTACTGCGTGCCTTCGGTCCCAAGTCCGGCCCCGCATCGGCCGATTGGCTGCGCGAGCGGGCGCACGAGTTGATCGACGCCATGGTCGAGGAAGGGCCACCGGTCGATCTGCGCGGGCGGTTCGCGGAGCCGTACTCCGCCGCGATGGTCTGTGAAGTGCTCGGCCTGCCGGGGAAGGACTGGCGGCGGCTCACATCGGGCCTGGACCTCGGCTTCGTCACCAGTCCCGCCGTGTTCGACGGATGCACCGCCAACTGGGACAAGGACTTCGCCTATGTGCTCGCGCACGTGCGGGCCGACCGGGATTCCCGGTCGGGGCTGATCCGCAGGCTGTGCGAGCTGCGGGACGATCCGGCGCGCGACGGCGGGGCCCTGACCGACGAGATGCTGGCGGCCGTGGTGACCTCCCTGTTCGGGGCCGGCGTCATGAGCACGTACGTGTTCCTCCTGCACGCCGTGCTGACCCTTGTGCGGCACCCGGAGGCGATGCGGCGGCTGCGGGAGCAGCCGGAGCTCATGCCGGGCGCGGTGGAGGAGCTGATGCGCTGCACGCTGTCGATCGGTGACGGGCTGCCCCGGATCGCCCTCGACGACGTGCGGGTCGGGGACGTGACGGTCCGTGCCGGGGAGCTGGTCCTGGTCTGCGTCGAGGGCGCCAACTTCGACCCGGAGCACTTCGACGACCCCGAGCGGTTCGACATCGACCGTGCGTCCAACCCGCACCTGGCCTTCGGGGCCGGCCGTCACTTCTGCCCGGCGTCGGCGATCTCCCGGGTCCACGCGGCCGTGGCGCTCGGCGTGCTGCTCGAGCGCCTGCCGGAGCTGCGGTTGGCCCTGCCCGTGGACCAGTTGGTGTGGCGGACGGGGAACATCAAACGGGTGCCGGAACGGCTCCACGTGCTGTGGTGA
- a CDS encoding dihydrofolate reductase family protein yields MRSVTYSMNVSLDGYIVGPDGGFDWTGPDPEVFRFWIDDIREVGVHLLGRRLYETMLYWETAEQDSSLDAATLEWIALWNPLPKVVFSRTLSEVQGHARLASGGLAEEIERLRSEPGEGEIAIGGATLAAEAAAAGLIDEYRTMVYPVMVGGGIPFFPRNERRVDLELVETRTFGSNVVYLRHRVAR; encoded by the coding sequence ATGCGCAGCGTGACCTATTCGATGAACGTCTCACTCGACGGCTACATCGTCGGACCGGACGGCGGCTTCGACTGGACGGGGCCCGACCCGGAGGTCTTTCGCTTCTGGATCGACGACATCCGAGAGGTCGGCGTCCACCTGCTCGGACGACGGCTGTACGAGACGATGCTGTACTGGGAGACCGCCGAGCAGGATTCCTCGCTCGACGCGGCGACGCTCGAGTGGATCGCCCTGTGGAACCCGCTCCCGAAGGTCGTGTTCTCCAGGACGCTGTCGGAGGTGCAGGGCCACGCCCGCCTGGCCTCCGGCGGTCTGGCGGAGGAGATCGAGCGGTTGCGGTCCGAGCCGGGGGAGGGCGAGATCGCGATCGGCGGCGCGACCCTCGCCGCCGAGGCGGCCGCGGCGGGACTGATCGACGAGTACCGGACCATGGTCTACCCGGTGATGGTCGGAGGTGGCATTCCGTTCTTTCCCCGGAACGAGCGCCGGGTGGACCTCGAACTCGTCGAGACCCGCACCTTCGGCTCGAACGTCGTCTATCTCCGCCACCGCGTGGCGCGTTAG
- a CDS encoding nucleotide sugar dehydrogenase: MRVSVFGLGYVGCVSAACLASMGHEVIGVDVNQVKVDLVNDGLAPVVEERIGELTAEVVRAGALRATADVHEAIMGSEVSLICVGTPSEPNGSLCTTYLERVTEQIGAAVAERGGRQTVVFRSTMLPGTCLNLLVPILEKYVGGTAGVDFGVAVNPEFLREGTSVQDFFDPPKTVIGELDPASGDVVAALYGGLPGEVFRVPVPTAEAIKYADNAFHGLKIGFANELGSVCQALGVDSHQVMDVFLADRKLNISPAYLRPGFAFGGSCLPKDLRSLVHAAQRADVSVPILAHVLPSNSAHLQRAVELVERTGKRRVGLFGLSFKPGTDDLRESPLVELAERLFGKGYDLRIHDANVSLSRLMGANREYIETRLPHLAHLLADSVDEVLEHAEVCLVGTRDPAVLAALPHGEGPALIDLIHLPDADARRTEPGYMGLAW, translated from the coding sequence ATGAGGGTCAGCGTTTTCGGGCTCGGTTACGTGGGCTGCGTGTCGGCCGCGTGCCTGGCCAGCATGGGGCACGAGGTCATCGGCGTGGACGTGAACCAGGTGAAGGTCGACCTGGTCAACGACGGCTTGGCCCCGGTGGTCGAGGAGCGGATCGGCGAGCTCACCGCCGAGGTGGTGCGGGCCGGGGCGTTACGCGCCACCGCCGACGTCCACGAGGCGATCATGGGCAGCGAGGTGTCGCTGATCTGCGTGGGCACGCCGTCGGAGCCCAACGGCAGCCTGTGCACCACGTACTTGGAGCGGGTCACCGAGCAGATCGGTGCCGCGGTGGCCGAGCGGGGCGGGCGGCAGACCGTGGTGTTCCGCAGCACGATGCTTCCGGGCACCTGCCTGAACCTCCTCGTGCCGATCCTGGAGAAGTACGTCGGCGGCACGGCGGGGGTGGACTTCGGGGTCGCGGTCAACCCGGAGTTCCTGCGCGAGGGCACGAGCGTGCAGGACTTCTTCGACCCGCCCAAGACCGTCATCGGCGAGCTCGACCCGGCGAGCGGCGACGTGGTCGCTGCGCTGTACGGCGGCCTGCCCGGCGAGGTGTTCCGGGTGCCCGTCCCGACGGCCGAGGCGATCAAGTACGCGGACAACGCGTTCCACGGCCTCAAGATCGGCTTCGCGAACGAGCTGGGCTCGGTGTGCCAGGCGCTCGGGGTGGACTCGCACCAGGTGATGGACGTGTTCCTCGCCGACCGCAAGCTCAACATCAGCCCCGCCTACCTGCGGCCCGGCTTCGCCTTCGGCGGCTCCTGCCTGCCCAAGGACCTGCGCAGCCTGGTCCACGCGGCGCAGCGGGCCGACGTCTCGGTGCCCATCCTCGCCCACGTGCTGCCCTCCAACTCCGCGCATCTGCAACGCGCGGTGGAGCTGGTCGAGCGCACCGGCAAGCGCCGCGTCGGCCTGTTCGGGCTGTCCTTCAAACCCGGCACCGACGACCTCCGCGAGAGTCCGCTCGTCGAGCTGGCGGAGAGACTCTTCGGCAAGGGGTACGACTTGCGGATCCACGACGCCAACGTGAGCCTCTCCCGGCTGATGGGCGCGAACCGCGAGTACATCGAGACCCGGCTCCCGCACCTCGCGCACCTGCTCGCGGACTCCGTCGACGAGGTGCTCGAACACGCCGAGGTGTGCCTGGTCGGGACCAGGGACCCGGCCGTCCTTGCGGCGCTGCCCCATGGCGAGGGACCCGCGCTGATCGATCTCATCCACCTTCCCGACGCAGATGCGCGCCGAACCGAACCGGGGTACATGGGCCTTGCTTGGTAA